The sequence caatgttcatagcagcattattcacaattgccaagagatggaaacaacccaaatatccttcaacagctgagtggataaataaaatgtgatatatacacacgatggaatactacatggctgtaagaaggaatgatgtcgtgaaacatatgcaacatggatgaaccttgaagacataatgctgagcgaaataagccaggcacaaaaagagaaatattatatgctaccactaatgtgaacattgaaaaatgtaaaacaaatggtttgtaatgtagaatgcaggggaactagtgatagagagcaattaaggaagggggaaagataatcaaataagaacagataagctatcatgggtaaatttaacattctgggaatgcccaggaatgactatggtctgttaatttctgatgggtatagtaggaacaagttcacagaaatgttcctatattaggttactttcttggggtagagtatgaacatgttggaagtaaagtaatcttaggttagttgtctttttcttactcccttgttacagtCTGctcgaaatgttcttttattgtatgtttttttaatttttaatttttttattttttatccagttgattaaaaaaaagagttaaataataaaaaaaaaaacaaggaaaaaatatgcagagccccccttgaggagctggtggagaatgcaggggtattggcctgccccacctggatggttgctaatgtgctcacagacattgatgggctgagtcctctaccacaggacttgcccttgggaagactgttgctgcaaaggagaggctaggcctccctataattgtgcctaagggcctcctcctgaatgtctctttgttgctcagatgtggctctctctctctagctaagccaacttgaaaggtgaaatcactgccctccccactacgtgggatcagacacccaggggagtgaatctccctggcaacatggaatatgactcctggggaggaatgtagaaccggcatcgtgggatgaagaacatcttcttgaccaaaaggggaaaatgaaaggaaatgaaataagcttcagtggcagagagattccaaaaggagccgagaggtcactgtggtgggcactcttatgcaaaatatagacaaccctttttaggttctaatgaattggtgtagctggtggtagatatctgaaactatcaaactacaacccaaaacccatgaatcttgaagatgattgtataaaaatgtagcttatgagggttgacaataggattgggaaagccataaggaccacactcccctttgtctagtttatggatggatgagtagaaaaatggaggaagaaacaaacaaacaaaggcacccagtgttcttttttactttatttgctctttttcactttaattagtattcttgttatttttgtgtgcatgttaatgaaggtgtcagggattgattttggtgattaatgcacagctatgtaatggtactgtgaacaatcaaatgtacgatttgttttgtatgactgcattgtatgtgaatgtatctcaataaaatgaataattaaaaaaaatggttcagccactctggaagtcagtctggcactttcttagaaaactagttatagagttacccttcgatccatcGATTGtccttctcggtatatacctggaacatctgaaagcagtgacaggaacagattgcatgccaatgttcatagcagcattactcacaattgccaagagatgaaacaacccaaatatccttcaagagatgagtggataaataaaatttggtatatacacataatgcaATACTAcatggcaataagaaggaacaatgtcatgaaacatatgtcaacatggatgaaccttgaagacataatgctgagcaaaataatccaggcacaaaaaggagagaaaagaaagattagagcagaaataaatgaaattgacaacaacaaaaatagagagttaacaaaaccaaatttggttatttgaaaagatcaatgcaATTGGCatacccttagctagactggcaaagaaaaaaagagagaatatgcaaataaacataaacagaaatagagggggaacattactactgaccccacaaaaataGAAAGGACAttcagaggatactatgaagaactgtgtgcaaacaaactagacaacttagatgaaatagataaattcctagaaatgcacaAACAACCTGCACTCTAGATAAAATAGAAGACCAACATACCAATTACAAGTAaggaaattgaatcagtcatcaaaaacttcccaaaaaggaaaagcccaggaccagatggtttcacaggtgaattctaccaatcactACAAGAAGAATTAATTCCAGTCTGgctgaaactcttcaaaaaaattgaagacaagggatcactacctaactcattctatgaggccatcatcaccctaatatcaaagtcagataaagatactacaagaaaataaaattatagaccaatttctcttatgaatatagatgcaaaaatcctcaacaaaatacttgtaaaatgaatccaacagcacattaaaagaattatacaccatgatcaagtgggttttatcccaggtatgcaagggttgttcaacacaagaaagtcaattaatgtaataaaccatatGAACagtacaaaggggaaaaaacacctgATCATCTTGAttcacacagaaaaggcatttgacaaactctAGCAGCATTTCTtggtaaaacacttagaaaaataggaatagaaagaaactttgtcaacatgataaaaagctaACAGtgtactcaattgtgaaagattgaaagctttccctttaagatatGGAACAAGACTAGGATGCCCACAGTTGCTaatgctattcaacattgtgctagaaattctaccCGGAgcagtaggcaagaaaaagaaataaatggtatccaaattggaaaggaagaaataaaactcactatttgcagatgacatgatccaattgtagaaagacctgaaaaaatctacaacaaaactcctaaagctaataaatgcattcagcaaagtggtgggatacaagatcaacatgcaaaaatcacaatagtgactaaaagaatcaaatatgaaggaataagtttaaccaaggatgtaaaggactcatatacagaaaactataaaactttgctaaaagaaatcaaagaagacctaaataaatgaaaggatattctgtgttcatggactggaagactaaatatagttaagatgttaattccacccaaattgatttacagattcaacacaatcccaatcaaaattccagtagcctacttcacagaaatggaaaagccaattattaaaCTTATGTAGAAGgttaagaggccccaaatagccaaagataTCTCAAAACAGAACAAGATTGGAAGTCTCAcatttcttgactttaaagcatattacaaagctatagtggtcaaaaaagcatggtgctggaataaggatagatatattaaTCAAAGGAATCTaacagagttcagaaacagaccctcacatctatggtcaattgattttttcacaaggctgccaagtccactcaattgacaatgaatagtctcttcaacatatAGTGCTGGGAGaaatgaatatccatatgcaaaagaatgaaagaggacccctatctcacaccatatacaaaaattaactcaaaatggatcaatgacctaaatataacatccaggactataaaactcttggaagaaacacagagaagcatcttcaagatattgtggcaagcaatggtttcttagactttacacctaaagcacaaggaatgaaagaaaaaaataggtaaacaggatcacctcaaaattaaaaatttgagtatcaaaggactttatcataaaagtaaagtGACAACccactcaataggagaaaatactcaaaatctacatatccaataagggtttaatatctagaatatataaagaaaccctaaaaCTCCATAACaaaaagactaacaacccaatttaaaaacgggcaaaagagttgaatagacatttctccaaagagaaaatacaaatggctaaaaagcacatgaaaagatgttcagcatcactagttattagggaaatgcatatcaaaaccacaatgagatatcatttcacaccttctagaatggctactattaaaacaaagagaaaactacaagcattggagaggatgtggagtaataggaatactcattcattgctgatgggaaagtaaaattgctgtggaagacagtctgacaatttctcaggaagctaagtatagaactacaaTATGATCTGACAATCCTGCTAATAGATAaatacccaaaataactgaaagtggGACTCAAACATATCTGCACACctatgttcacagtggcattattcacagttgccaaaagactgaagcaatccaagtgtcctgtaactgatgaatgggtaaacaaaatgtggtatatacatatgatggaatattattcaactgtaagaaggaatgaagtcctgatgcatgtgacaacatggatgaaattttaggatattatgttgagtgaaataagccagacagaaaaggacaaatattgtatgatcttactatTATGAATTAATTGTagtaagcaaactcattgagttagaatctagaatataggttaccaggagatattgggtttagagaatggggaattgatgTTCAAGTTGTACATAATTTCTActtaggctgatggtaaaggttaAAAATGAATGGGGTGATTGTAGCATATTATTGtaagtgtaatcaacagcactgaattgtataggtgaatgtgtttaaaagaggaaactttaggttCTGCTCTccgaatggaggaaaaaaaaaagttcactcgGTAATGTTcattcacattagtgagaccatacagtatttgtcctattgtttctggctaattgCACTCAACacaacatcctcaaggttcatccacattgttgcatgcttcatgactttattctgtcttactgctgtgtaacattccatcatatgtatgtaccacagctCATTTAttcactcgtccattgatggacatttcagctgtttccatctcttgtcaaacatgaataatgctgctataaacattggtgtgcaaatgtctgtttgtgtccatGCCTTCTgttcctccaaatatatacctagtaatgggatcgatggatcatatggcaattctatacttagcttcttgaggaactgccaaactgccttccagagtggtagcagcaatctacattcccaccaacagagaaaagtgtgcctctttctccacatattctccagcacttgtaattgtctggttttctttgttttttttttttttgtttgtttgtttttgtttttgtttttgataatgatccttctagtaggtgtgagatgatatctcactttggttttgatttgcatttccctaatagccagtgaagttgaacttcttttcatatgtttttgatccattttgtttccattttggaaaagtgtctgcccatgtcttttgcccatttttaaattgtgttgtttgtccttgtgttgttgagctgtaggatctctttatatactctgatatgtgatttccaaatattgactCTCATTGCATAGTCTGCCTTTTAACTTTCTGACAAAGTTGTTTGCTGCacaaagtgttcagttttgaggagagcccatttatctatttcttcttttattgcttatgctctgggtgtaaagtctaggaaatcaCCTTCTATCaccagatctttaagatatttcctacctttttttctaaaacttttatgTTCTTAGCGCTGATGTTAAGGTGTTtaatccacttggagttaatttttgtataaggtgtgaagtaggagtcctctttcattcttttggatatggttatccCACTTTCCaagcaacatttattgaagaggttgctctgttGCAGTTGCATTGACTTGacttccttatcaaagatcaattttccatagatgagagggtctatttctgaacactcaattcaattccattggtcaatatagcCATCTTTATGCCattaacatgctgttttgaccactgtagctttgtagtatgctttaaagtcaggtagtgtgagacctccctcttcattcctctttctcaaggtatttttgactattcagggcaccctgcccttccaactAAATTTGGTtatcaggttttctatttctgcaaagtaagttgctgggattttaattggtattgcattgaatctttaagtccctttaggtagaattgacatcttaactatatttagtcttccaatccatgaacacactatgtcctcccatttatttaggtcctgttttatttcttttaggaatttcttgaagttttctgtgtagaggtcttttatggccttggttaaatttattcctaaatatttgatttttctgattactattgtaaatggaattttttattgatttcctcttcatattgctgattactattgtatagaaacactactgatttttgtgagATGAttttgtattctgccactttgctgtactcatttgtTAGCTGTAGTAgccttgctgtagatttttcaggattttctaccgataggatcatgtcatcttcaaacagtgaaagttttactacttcctttccaatttggatgccttttatttctttttcttgcccaattgctctacctagaacttctggcacaatgtagaataacattggtgacagtggacatccttgtcttgctcctgatcttagaggaaaaacttttattctttccccattgggtatgatgttagctgtgggtttttcatatattgcctttatcatactgaggaaggtcctgtctattcctatctttctgtgtgttttcatcaagaaaggatgttgaattttgtcaaatgacttttctgcctcaattgagataatcatgtggtttttccactttgatttattgatgtggcatattacattaattgattttcttctgttgaaccagccttgcacacctggaataaatcccacttggtcatggggtataattctttcaatgtgctgctggattcaatttgcaaatattttgttgaagatttttgcatctatattcattaacgAGATTggtcaataattttcttttcttgtagtatctttgtctgactttgctattagggtgatgtcAGCTTCATAGGTTGACTTAGGTAGCTTTCCATACTCTTCAAATTtgtgaagtgtttgagcaggattggttctaattctttcttgaatacttgatagaattcacatgtttgatgccatctggtccttttctttttggggggctTTATGATGactgactgtgatggttaggttcatgtgtcaacttggccaggtgatagtacccagctgtctggtcaagcaaacactggcctaacaattgctgcgaggatgtttgtggctggttaataaaccaacaggctggtttaaatcatcagtcaattggctgcagctgtgactgatgactcaccaaagggcatgtcttccacaatgagagaatgcaattggctggatttaatccaattaatcagttgaagacttacaagcgagacagatagaggaccttcacttcttctttggctgcccagtgaagcatttcctgaggagttcgtcgaagttgccggttcatttcctgaggagttcatcgaacacgttcattgaagatcccagttcatttcctgaggagttcatcgaagttgccagtttgtttcctgaggagttcatcagatatcttccttggagttgacagtttgttgactgctctacagaatttggactcgtgcatagccacagttgtgtgagacacttttataaattttattgtcatagatacctctcattgattctgtttccctagagtaccctaactaatacactgactcaatctctttacttgtgattggtttgttgaggttgtctattttttcttgagacaatgttgtttttttgtgcttttctagggagttgtccatttaatctaagttgtctagtttattagcatatagttgctcataatatcctctcagcaatctcatttatttctgcagcaTCAGTGGTTATGtctcctttccaatttttaattatattcatttgcattctccctccctccctcccccccccccccagataagtGTCCActgaattaattgattttctcaaagaaccaatttctggttttgttaattttttttttttttttacccagtgttcttttttacttcaattgctcttttccactctaattattattcttgttattcctgtgtgtgtgccaatgaaggtgtcagggattgatttaggtgatgaatgtacaaccatgcAATGGCACTGCAAACAATCAAAAGCACGATCTGTTCCGTACGACTGCGTGGCATGTGAACATATCCcaacaaaatgaagattaaaaaaaaaaaaaaaaaaacccacaggtgCCAGCCTGCTACTGCCAAGGAACACTGTGAgtttcccagaagagaaggacagCTAGGTTTCCCCTAAGGCAACCAAACCCCACCAGTCATAGGGTACCCCAGATAACAGCAGGTGAGGGATACCAGGAGAGCTTCTTCACCACACGGTTTCTTGGCCCCAGAGCTTGAGAGACACCCTGAAATAGACCCtaagaataattttaaaggaGTTCCCTTAAATAGAAGCATAGTGCTGATCAAGGGCAAGGGTATCTGATCCATCTTTGGGTCCCTGGCACATTAACAGTGGGTGTTTTTGCACAAGAAGCCAACATCTGGAAAGAAGGACAGGATGAGTAGAACTCCTGATGATGTGGGTCAGAGGAAGCCCTGAGAACCAAGAATGACAGCCAGTGAGACTGACAAGAAGAGCACTAGGGACAAGGCCCAATTCCCAACCAGCCCCTCACATGGGCAGTCTCTGATGCTAAATTAAATAGTGATCCAATCCAGAAGATGTGCAgtcaaaatgtcaaaataaatttatcaaatcACTGGGACCAGACAGCATCAGAATTTCCAATCAATCAGTTGTTATTGCCCCAAGTATAACTTCTACCTATTGAAAATCAATGAGGCAGAAAGCGAGAGGTTTGCAAAGCTTCTGACCATAAGAAAGTTGGGAAGAACAAACCCCCACTTAAGGCAAGCCAGGGGAGCCGACCAGAGCCACACACATAACGGGGAGAGATAAGTATATAAATGAAAGCAGGTCAAtgttaaaaagccactccaacctTCAAAACACCATCGACAAAACTTCACACCAAAGTCACATCAGATTAGGAGCAGGGGATATGCCAAGAAGCAAACCAAACTTCTGCAGCCTAACTCATTTGTTTTTCGGCTGTGAAGCCATGTAGAGGGCGATCAGGCAGTAGATGGTCCCTCCCAATGTCAGCACCATGGTGGTCCGGTAAAGCATTTGGTCAGGCAGGCCTCGTTTCAGATGGATGGGCACACCATCAGATTTCTGGAAAAACTTCTGCAGCTCTGGAACTTTGTTTTTCCCAGCATAATCATATGCAGTAGAAGCAGAGGTCAGTTTAGTTGGTGTAGCAAATATGATAGGCGGTGCTTCTGTGGCAACCACAGGCTTTAATCCCTGTGGACTATAAGCCTCCGAAGCCCACGCTCCAGCCAACTTCTGCGTGAAGCCACTGAACTTGTAGTACATGATGCCGGCGTTTTACTTCCCGCAGCGACTGCCTGAGCGACCGCCCCAGAAAagctggttttgttaattttttttccattgttttcatgttctcattttattttcttttccaatttttgttattttttccttctgtttgctttgggattagtttgctattctttctctacttACTCCAGGTGAACAGTAAATTcctcaaattttctctttctgattttttattatgggcatttagggcaataaatttccctctctgcactgcctttgctgcatcccatgagttttgatatgttgtgttctcattgtcatttgcctcaagatatttactaatttatcttgtaatttcttcctttacccactggttgtctaaaagtatgttgtttagcctccatatatttgtgaattttcagaccttccacctgttattgatttccaacttcattccattatgacccAAGTGAGTGTTTTATATGATAccactgttttaaaatttattgagacttcctttgtgacccaacatgtggtctctcttagaaaatgatccatgagcacttgagaaaaatgtgcatcctaccattgtggggtgtagtgttctattaATATCTGGtaagtctagtttatttattgtattattcaacatctctgtttccttattggtcctctgtctacatgttttatccattgatgatAGTGGTGTGTTGAagactccaactattattgtggaggtgTCTACTTTTTTCAGGgttgtcagtgtgtgcctcatgtagATTTGGGCACTCTGGctctgtgcataaatatttatgactcatgtcttcttgatgaattgtcccttttattaatattaagtGTCCtactttgtctcatttaattgttTAACTTTGAAGTCTAATATTTCACCTTTGAAGCCCAATAtttctgacattagtatagctacccccccccattttctggttgttgtttgcatgaaatatctttttccaaccttccactgtcaacctatttttgtccttgtgtctaaattgaggcttgaagacagcatatagatgggtcctctttcttaatccattcttccagagtatgtatttttattggggagtttagtccattaacatttaattttattactgtaaaggcagtactttcttctaccatttcgTCTTCTGGATTTcatatgccatatcttatttttttttgttttaccttATACTCTTCttaagtcttcatttctacactcttctctaaacctctctctcttgtcttttcctatcatcctgtagcactccctttagtatttcttgaagtgcaggtctgttcttcacaaactctctcagtgtctttttacttaaaatatttaaaactcttcctcatttaggtttgccagatatagaattcttggttggcagtttttctctttcactatcttaaatttatcatactgctatcttcttgcctccacagtttctgctgAAAAATCTGTACCTagccttattgatcttcccttgtatgtgatggattgcttttctcttgctgctttcagaattctctttgtctttgacatttgaaagtctgattactaagtgtcttttTGAGTAGGCCTATTGGGgtttattctttttggggtatgttgtgcttcttggagctgtaattttaagtctttcataagagttggaaaatttcagtgattatttcctcctcttttcccttctcttctccttcttggacacctataatgtatatttgtgtgcttcatgttgtcattcatttccctgagaccctgttcatattcttccattcttttcccatcagttcttttttgtgtaggatttcagatgtctcatcctctagttcactgattctttcttctggctcttcaaatctgctgttgtatgtctccattgcg is a genomic window of Choloepus didactylus isolate mChoDid1 chromosome X, mChoDid1.pri, whole genome shotgun sequence containing:
- the LOC119523457 gene encoding cytochrome c oxidase subunit 7A-related protein, mitochondrial-like — its product is MYYKFSGFTQKLAGAWASEAYSPQGLKPVVATEAPPIIFATPTKLTSASTAYDYAGKNKVPELQKFFQKSDGVPIHLKRGLPDQMLYRTTMVLTLGGTIYCLIALYMASQPKNK